A genome region from Cucurbita pepo subsp. pepo cultivar mu-cu-16 chromosome LG02, ASM280686v2, whole genome shotgun sequence includes the following:
- the LOC111788104 gene encoding transcription factor MYB3R-1-like isoform X2, which translates to MHFPLHVKELWKVIKPSQHLRTIPRRTSGPTRRSTKGHWTPEEDEILRKAVDHFKGKNWKKIAECFKDRTDVQCLHRWQKVLNPELVKGPWSKEEDETIVELVKKYGPKKWSTIAKHLPGRIGKQCRERWHNHLNPNINKEAWTQEEELALIRAHQIYGNRWAELTKFLPGRTDNAIKNHWNSSVKKKLDSYLASGLLSQLQDPISVGQPNQLLASSSKVLGSGNDSGSYGMETEEISECSQDATVADSFMIDSACETLHMRKEVQLIEDLGLGKEQSSEPYYHHHPAMEEITCPIAEFDQEVGHCLSPSEKNPSHDCRTTSNREYQCHLNEFPNISSLQLDKAPQFEAIGTGMGESHGAGSSAQNPSMVKGATASVQIECRFISDDEFCRVLFSDSKSDQCNLSINLRKGSYVPEMCDFEVPVQSLGTRKVENNHPSASQVYDYPPGSDVQEKNLLPQSCMHIPSVVSVNNEMILLGGTGSNKLFVGAREHECVTSQENGFVYDGGTSRPSCFHVTDNPEMQEQSTGTCSHERPKPHNENLDSGVLCYEPPRFPSLDVPFFNCDLIQAGSEMQYSPLGIRQLMMSSLNGVTPFRLWDSPSHDTSPDAVLKNAAETFSSTPSILKKRHRDFLSPLSDRRIDKKLETVVTSRLTENFSRLDVVFKDGPESTEDKENMHCTFEKKQGTADVEICVQSTAEIVASGVLVEHDANDLLLHSVDQNTLSSSARIKKRHSSENLHGPSSTPNYCKNHPESNSVASTCELPVILSASVKKTDDDRPQIANTGIASLPGETPVKRSIDSPSAWMSPWFFNSFLPGPRIDTEISIEDIGYFSSPKERSLDAIGLMKQVSERTAAACASAHEVLGNETPETLLRGSRMKHRHCDETVLAECRTLDFSECGSPGEMGT; encoded by the exons ATGCATTTTCCCCTACATGTCAAGGAGTTATGGAAGGTGATAAAACCATCTCAACACCTTCGGACAATCCCGAG GCGAACCAGTGGCCCTACAAGACGTTCAACCAAAGGACACTGGACACCGGAAGAG GATGAAATTTTGCGGAAAGCAGTTGATCATTTCAAAGGCAAAAACTGGAAGAAAATAG CTGAATGTTTCAAAGACCGGACTGATGTACAATGTCTGCATAGGTGGCAAAAGGTTTTAAATCCCGAACTTGTCAAAGGTCCATGGTCTAAAGAG GAGGATGAAACTATTGTTGAACTGGTGAAAAAATATGGACCAAAAAAGTGGTCCACAATTGCAAAACATCTACCCGGACGAATTGGTAAGCAATGCCGAGAAAG GTGGCACAATCATCTTAATCctaatataaacaaagaagCATGGACCCAAGAAGAGGAGTTAGCTTTAATTCGCGCCCATCAAATTTATGGGAACAGATGGGCAGAGCTAACAAAGTTCTTACCTGGAAG GACAGACAATGCTATAAAAAATCATTGGAACAGTTCTGTCAAAAAGAAATTGGATTCTTACTTGGCCTCAGGCTTGCTCTCACAACTTCAGGATCCAATTTCTGTTGGACAACCCAACCAACTTCTTGCTTCATCTTCAAAGGTGCTTGGTAGTGGAAATGACAGTGGCTCGTATGGAATGGAAACAGAGGAGATTTCAGAGTGTAGTCAAGATGCAACAGTTGCCGACAGCTTTATGATTGATTCAGCATGTGAAACTCTGCATATGAGAAAGGAAGTTCAATTAATTGAGGATTTAGGGTTGGGTAAGGAGCAAAGTTCTGAACCTTACTACCACCACCACCCTGCCATGGAAGAAATAACTTGTCCCATAGCTGAGTTTGATCAAGAAGTGGGTCACTGTTTGTCACCTTCAGAGAAAAATCCCTCGCATGATTGTAGAACAACTTCAAATAGGGAGTACCAATGCCATTTGAATGAGTTTCCTAACATCTCTTCGTTACAATTGGATAAAGCACCCCAGTTTGAAGCAATTGGTACTGGGATGGGCGAAAGCCATGGAGCTGGCAGTTCTGCTCAAAATCCTTCAATGGTAAAAGGAGCTACGGCTTCTGTCCAAATAGAGTGCAGGTTTATATCGGACGATGAGTTTTGCAGGGTTCTATTCTCAGATTCAAAAAGTGACCAATGCAATCTGTCTATTAATCTTAGAAAAGGCTCTTACGTACCTGAAATGTGCGATTTCGAAGTTCCAGTTCAATCCTTGGGCACGCGAAAAGTGGAAAATAACCATCCTTCAGCTTCCCAAGTATATGATTATCCTCCAGGATCGGATGTGCAGGAAAAAAATTTGTTGCCTCAGTCCTGTATGCACATTCCATCCGTGGTTTCTGTTAataatgaaatgattttattagGTGGTACTGGATCCAATAAGCTCTTTGTAGGAGCCCGAGAACACGAATGCGTAACTAGCCAAGAGAATGGATTCGTCTATGATGGTGGAACATCCAGGCCTTCCTGTTTTCATGTGACAGATAACCCAGAAATGCAAGAACAAAGCACAGGGACTTGTTCCCATGAAAGACCAAAACCACATAATGAAAATCTAGACTCAGGAGTTCTATGTTATGAGCCTCCTCGTTTTCCAAGTTTAGATGTTCCCTTTTTCAACTGTGATCTCATACAAGCTGGAAGTGAAATGCAGTACAGCCCACTTGGTATACGTCAGTTGATGATGTCTTCTCTAAACGGTGTTACTCCATTTAGATTATGGGATTCTCCATCTCATGATACTAGTCCAGATGCTGTACTTAAAAACGCTGCCGAAACTTTCTCGAGTACTCCATCCATTTTGAAGAAACGGCACCGCGATTTTCTGTCTCCTCTTTCTGATAGAAGAATTGACAAAAAACTTGAAACCGTTGTGACATCCAGATTGACAGAAAACTTCTCACGTTTGGATGTTGTGTTCAAGGATGGACCAGAAAGTACtgaagataaagaaaatatgcatTGTACGTTTGAGAAGAAACAAGGGACTGCTGATGTCGAGATATGCGTTCAATCCACAGCTGAAATT GTGGCTTCTGGAGTCCTGGTTGAACATGATGCCAATGATCTGCTACTCCATTCTGTTGATCAAAACACTCTCAGTTCAAGTGCAAGAATTAAGAAACGACACTCTTCTGAGAATTTACATGGACCTAGCAGCACTCCTAATTACTGCAAGAATCATCCAGAAAGCAATTCGGTCGCATCAACGTGTGAACTCCCGGTCATTTTATCGGCTTCTGTTAAGAAGACGGATGATGATCGTCCGCAGATTGCCAACACCGGAATTGCTTCATT ACCTGGTGAAACTCCAGTTAAGAGAAGTATTGATTCCCCTTCGGCTTGGATGTCACCTTGGTTCTTCAATTCCTTCCTACCCGGTCCAAGGATCGATACAGAAATCTCGATCGAG GACATTGGATATTTTTCTAGCCCCAAGGAAAGAAGCCTTGATGCAATTGGGTTAATGAAGCAAGTGAGCGAGCGAACGGCAGCTGCCTGTGCCAGTGCCCATGAAGTGTTGGGAAACGAAACTCCAGAGACTCTACTCAGAGGATCGCGCATGAAGCATCGCCATTGTGATGAAACTGTTCTG GCGGAATGTCGGACGTTGGATTTCAGCGAATGTGGCTCTCCAGGTGAAATGGGCACATGA
- the LOC111788104 gene encoding transcription factor MYB3R-1-like isoform X1 gives MEGDKTISTPSDNPEVGDQRIRALHGRTSGPTRRSTKGHWTPEEDEILRKAVDHFKGKNWKKIAECFKDRTDVQCLHRWQKVLNPELVKGPWSKEEDETIVELVKKYGPKKWSTIAKHLPGRIGKQCRERWHNHLNPNINKEAWTQEEELALIRAHQIYGNRWAELTKFLPGRTDNAIKNHWNSSVKKKLDSYLASGLLSQLQDPISVGQPNQLLASSSKVLGSGNDSGSYGMETEEISECSQDATVADSFMIDSACETLHMRKEVQLIEDLGLGKEQSSEPYYHHHPAMEEITCPIAEFDQEVGHCLSPSEKNPSHDCRTTSNREYQCHLNEFPNISSLQLDKAPQFEAIGTGMGESHGAGSSAQNPSMVKGATASVQIECRFISDDEFCRVLFSDSKSDQCNLSINLRKGSYVPEMCDFEVPVQSLGTRKVENNHPSASQVYDYPPGSDVQEKNLLPQSCMHIPSVVSVNNEMILLGGTGSNKLFVGAREHECVTSQENGFVYDGGTSRPSCFHVTDNPEMQEQSTGTCSHERPKPHNENLDSGVLCYEPPRFPSLDVPFFNCDLIQAGSEMQYSPLGIRQLMMSSLNGVTPFRLWDSPSHDTSPDAVLKNAAETFSSTPSILKKRHRDFLSPLSDRRIDKKLETVVTSRLTENFSRLDVVFKDGPESTEDKENMHCTFEKKQGTADVEICVQSTAEIVASGVLVEHDANDLLLHSVDQNTLSSSARIKKRHSSENLHGPSSTPNYCKNHPESNSVASTCELPVILSASVKKTDDDRPQIANTGIASLPGETPVKRSIDSPSAWMSPWFFNSFLPGPRIDTEISIEDIGYFSSPKERSLDAIGLMKQVSERTAAACASAHEVLGNETPETLLRGSRMKHRHCDETVLAECRTLDFSECGSPGEMGT, from the exons ATGGAAGGTGATAAAACCATCTCAACACCTTCGGACAATCCCGAGGTTGGTGATCAGAGGATACGTGCTCTCCATGG GCGAACCAGTGGCCCTACAAGACGTTCAACCAAAGGACACTGGACACCGGAAGAG GATGAAATTTTGCGGAAAGCAGTTGATCATTTCAAAGGCAAAAACTGGAAGAAAATAG CTGAATGTTTCAAAGACCGGACTGATGTACAATGTCTGCATAGGTGGCAAAAGGTTTTAAATCCCGAACTTGTCAAAGGTCCATGGTCTAAAGAG GAGGATGAAACTATTGTTGAACTGGTGAAAAAATATGGACCAAAAAAGTGGTCCACAATTGCAAAACATCTACCCGGACGAATTGGTAAGCAATGCCGAGAAAG GTGGCACAATCATCTTAATCctaatataaacaaagaagCATGGACCCAAGAAGAGGAGTTAGCTTTAATTCGCGCCCATCAAATTTATGGGAACAGATGGGCAGAGCTAACAAAGTTCTTACCTGGAAG GACAGACAATGCTATAAAAAATCATTGGAACAGTTCTGTCAAAAAGAAATTGGATTCTTACTTGGCCTCAGGCTTGCTCTCACAACTTCAGGATCCAATTTCTGTTGGACAACCCAACCAACTTCTTGCTTCATCTTCAAAGGTGCTTGGTAGTGGAAATGACAGTGGCTCGTATGGAATGGAAACAGAGGAGATTTCAGAGTGTAGTCAAGATGCAACAGTTGCCGACAGCTTTATGATTGATTCAGCATGTGAAACTCTGCATATGAGAAAGGAAGTTCAATTAATTGAGGATTTAGGGTTGGGTAAGGAGCAAAGTTCTGAACCTTACTACCACCACCACCCTGCCATGGAAGAAATAACTTGTCCCATAGCTGAGTTTGATCAAGAAGTGGGTCACTGTTTGTCACCTTCAGAGAAAAATCCCTCGCATGATTGTAGAACAACTTCAAATAGGGAGTACCAATGCCATTTGAATGAGTTTCCTAACATCTCTTCGTTACAATTGGATAAAGCACCCCAGTTTGAAGCAATTGGTACTGGGATGGGCGAAAGCCATGGAGCTGGCAGTTCTGCTCAAAATCCTTCAATGGTAAAAGGAGCTACGGCTTCTGTCCAAATAGAGTGCAGGTTTATATCGGACGATGAGTTTTGCAGGGTTCTATTCTCAGATTCAAAAAGTGACCAATGCAATCTGTCTATTAATCTTAGAAAAGGCTCTTACGTACCTGAAATGTGCGATTTCGAAGTTCCAGTTCAATCCTTGGGCACGCGAAAAGTGGAAAATAACCATCCTTCAGCTTCCCAAGTATATGATTATCCTCCAGGATCGGATGTGCAGGAAAAAAATTTGTTGCCTCAGTCCTGTATGCACATTCCATCCGTGGTTTCTGTTAataatgaaatgattttattagGTGGTACTGGATCCAATAAGCTCTTTGTAGGAGCCCGAGAACACGAATGCGTAACTAGCCAAGAGAATGGATTCGTCTATGATGGTGGAACATCCAGGCCTTCCTGTTTTCATGTGACAGATAACCCAGAAATGCAAGAACAAAGCACAGGGACTTGTTCCCATGAAAGACCAAAACCACATAATGAAAATCTAGACTCAGGAGTTCTATGTTATGAGCCTCCTCGTTTTCCAAGTTTAGATGTTCCCTTTTTCAACTGTGATCTCATACAAGCTGGAAGTGAAATGCAGTACAGCCCACTTGGTATACGTCAGTTGATGATGTCTTCTCTAAACGGTGTTACTCCATTTAGATTATGGGATTCTCCATCTCATGATACTAGTCCAGATGCTGTACTTAAAAACGCTGCCGAAACTTTCTCGAGTACTCCATCCATTTTGAAGAAACGGCACCGCGATTTTCTGTCTCCTCTTTCTGATAGAAGAATTGACAAAAAACTTGAAACCGTTGTGACATCCAGATTGACAGAAAACTTCTCACGTTTGGATGTTGTGTTCAAGGATGGACCAGAAAGTACtgaagataaagaaaatatgcatTGTACGTTTGAGAAGAAACAAGGGACTGCTGATGTCGAGATATGCGTTCAATCCACAGCTGAAATT GTGGCTTCTGGAGTCCTGGTTGAACATGATGCCAATGATCTGCTACTCCATTCTGTTGATCAAAACACTCTCAGTTCAAGTGCAAGAATTAAGAAACGACACTCTTCTGAGAATTTACATGGACCTAGCAGCACTCCTAATTACTGCAAGAATCATCCAGAAAGCAATTCGGTCGCATCAACGTGTGAACTCCCGGTCATTTTATCGGCTTCTGTTAAGAAGACGGATGATGATCGTCCGCAGATTGCCAACACCGGAATTGCTTCATT ACCTGGTGAAACTCCAGTTAAGAGAAGTATTGATTCCCCTTCGGCTTGGATGTCACCTTGGTTCTTCAATTCCTTCCTACCCGGTCCAAGGATCGATACAGAAATCTCGATCGAG GACATTGGATATTTTTCTAGCCCCAAGGAAAGAAGCCTTGATGCAATTGGGTTAATGAAGCAAGTGAGCGAGCGAACGGCAGCTGCCTGTGCCAGTGCCCATGAAGTGTTGGGAAACGAAACTCCAGAGACTCTACTCAGAGGATCGCGCATGAAGCATCGCCATTGTGATGAAACTGTTCTG GCGGAATGTCGGACGTTGGATTTCAGCGAATGTGGCTCTCCAGGTGAAATGGGCACATGA
- the LOC111788104 gene encoding transcription factor MYB3R-1-like isoform X3, which produces MFRRTSGPTRRSTKGHWTPEEDEILRKAVDHFKGKNWKKIAECFKDRTDVQCLHRWQKVLNPELVKGPWSKEEDETIVELVKKYGPKKWSTIAKHLPGRIGKQCRERWHNHLNPNINKEAWTQEEELALIRAHQIYGNRWAELTKFLPGRTDNAIKNHWNSSVKKKLDSYLASGLLSQLQDPISVGQPNQLLASSSKVLGSGNDSGSYGMETEEISECSQDATVADSFMIDSACETLHMRKEVQLIEDLGLGKEQSSEPYYHHHPAMEEITCPIAEFDQEVGHCLSPSEKNPSHDCRTTSNREYQCHLNEFPNISSLQLDKAPQFEAIGTGMGESHGAGSSAQNPSMVKGATASVQIECRFISDDEFCRVLFSDSKSDQCNLSINLRKGSYVPEMCDFEVPVQSLGTRKVENNHPSASQVYDYPPGSDVQEKNLLPQSCMHIPSVVSVNNEMILLGGTGSNKLFVGAREHECVTSQENGFVYDGGTSRPSCFHVTDNPEMQEQSTGTCSHERPKPHNENLDSGVLCYEPPRFPSLDVPFFNCDLIQAGSEMQYSPLGIRQLMMSSLNGVTPFRLWDSPSHDTSPDAVLKNAAETFSSTPSILKKRHRDFLSPLSDRRIDKKLETVVTSRLTENFSRLDVVFKDGPESTEDKENMHCTFEKKQGTADVEICVQSTAEIVASGVLVEHDANDLLLHSVDQNTLSSSARIKKRHSSENLHGPSSTPNYCKNHPESNSVASTCELPVILSASVKKTDDDRPQIANTGIASLPGETPVKRSIDSPSAWMSPWFFNSFLPGPRIDTEISIEDIGYFSSPKERSLDAIGLMKQVSERTAAACASAHEVLGNETPETLLRGSRMKHRHCDETVLAECRTLDFSECGSPGEMGT; this is translated from the exons ATGTTTAGGCGAACCAGTGGCCCTACAAGACGTTCAACCAAAGGACACTGGACACCGGAAGAG GATGAAATTTTGCGGAAAGCAGTTGATCATTTCAAAGGCAAAAACTGGAAGAAAATAG CTGAATGTTTCAAAGACCGGACTGATGTACAATGTCTGCATAGGTGGCAAAAGGTTTTAAATCCCGAACTTGTCAAAGGTCCATGGTCTAAAGAG GAGGATGAAACTATTGTTGAACTGGTGAAAAAATATGGACCAAAAAAGTGGTCCACAATTGCAAAACATCTACCCGGACGAATTGGTAAGCAATGCCGAGAAAG GTGGCACAATCATCTTAATCctaatataaacaaagaagCATGGACCCAAGAAGAGGAGTTAGCTTTAATTCGCGCCCATCAAATTTATGGGAACAGATGGGCAGAGCTAACAAAGTTCTTACCTGGAAG GACAGACAATGCTATAAAAAATCATTGGAACAGTTCTGTCAAAAAGAAATTGGATTCTTACTTGGCCTCAGGCTTGCTCTCACAACTTCAGGATCCAATTTCTGTTGGACAACCCAACCAACTTCTTGCTTCATCTTCAAAGGTGCTTGGTAGTGGAAATGACAGTGGCTCGTATGGAATGGAAACAGAGGAGATTTCAGAGTGTAGTCAAGATGCAACAGTTGCCGACAGCTTTATGATTGATTCAGCATGTGAAACTCTGCATATGAGAAAGGAAGTTCAATTAATTGAGGATTTAGGGTTGGGTAAGGAGCAAAGTTCTGAACCTTACTACCACCACCACCCTGCCATGGAAGAAATAACTTGTCCCATAGCTGAGTTTGATCAAGAAGTGGGTCACTGTTTGTCACCTTCAGAGAAAAATCCCTCGCATGATTGTAGAACAACTTCAAATAGGGAGTACCAATGCCATTTGAATGAGTTTCCTAACATCTCTTCGTTACAATTGGATAAAGCACCCCAGTTTGAAGCAATTGGTACTGGGATGGGCGAAAGCCATGGAGCTGGCAGTTCTGCTCAAAATCCTTCAATGGTAAAAGGAGCTACGGCTTCTGTCCAAATAGAGTGCAGGTTTATATCGGACGATGAGTTTTGCAGGGTTCTATTCTCAGATTCAAAAAGTGACCAATGCAATCTGTCTATTAATCTTAGAAAAGGCTCTTACGTACCTGAAATGTGCGATTTCGAAGTTCCAGTTCAATCCTTGGGCACGCGAAAAGTGGAAAATAACCATCCTTCAGCTTCCCAAGTATATGATTATCCTCCAGGATCGGATGTGCAGGAAAAAAATTTGTTGCCTCAGTCCTGTATGCACATTCCATCCGTGGTTTCTGTTAataatgaaatgattttattagGTGGTACTGGATCCAATAAGCTCTTTGTAGGAGCCCGAGAACACGAATGCGTAACTAGCCAAGAGAATGGATTCGTCTATGATGGTGGAACATCCAGGCCTTCCTGTTTTCATGTGACAGATAACCCAGAAATGCAAGAACAAAGCACAGGGACTTGTTCCCATGAAAGACCAAAACCACATAATGAAAATCTAGACTCAGGAGTTCTATGTTATGAGCCTCCTCGTTTTCCAAGTTTAGATGTTCCCTTTTTCAACTGTGATCTCATACAAGCTGGAAGTGAAATGCAGTACAGCCCACTTGGTATACGTCAGTTGATGATGTCTTCTCTAAACGGTGTTACTCCATTTAGATTATGGGATTCTCCATCTCATGATACTAGTCCAGATGCTGTACTTAAAAACGCTGCCGAAACTTTCTCGAGTACTCCATCCATTTTGAAGAAACGGCACCGCGATTTTCTGTCTCCTCTTTCTGATAGAAGAATTGACAAAAAACTTGAAACCGTTGTGACATCCAGATTGACAGAAAACTTCTCACGTTTGGATGTTGTGTTCAAGGATGGACCAGAAAGTACtgaagataaagaaaatatgcatTGTACGTTTGAGAAGAAACAAGGGACTGCTGATGTCGAGATATGCGTTCAATCCACAGCTGAAATT GTGGCTTCTGGAGTCCTGGTTGAACATGATGCCAATGATCTGCTACTCCATTCTGTTGATCAAAACACTCTCAGTTCAAGTGCAAGAATTAAGAAACGACACTCTTCTGAGAATTTACATGGACCTAGCAGCACTCCTAATTACTGCAAGAATCATCCAGAAAGCAATTCGGTCGCATCAACGTGTGAACTCCCGGTCATTTTATCGGCTTCTGTTAAGAAGACGGATGATGATCGTCCGCAGATTGCCAACACCGGAATTGCTTCATT ACCTGGTGAAACTCCAGTTAAGAGAAGTATTGATTCCCCTTCGGCTTGGATGTCACCTTGGTTCTTCAATTCCTTCCTACCCGGTCCAAGGATCGATACAGAAATCTCGATCGAG GACATTGGATATTTTTCTAGCCCCAAGGAAAGAAGCCTTGATGCAATTGGGTTAATGAAGCAAGTGAGCGAGCGAACGGCAGCTGCCTGTGCCAGTGCCCATGAAGTGTTGGGAAACGAAACTCCAGAGACTCTACTCAGAGGATCGCGCATGAAGCATCGCCATTGTGATGAAACTGTTCTG GCGGAATGTCGGACGTTGGATTTCAGCGAATGTGGCTCTCCAGGTGAAATGGGCACATGA
- the LOC111788284 gene encoding coiled-coil domain-containing protein 25-like — protein sequence MVFYFKARSDVGDYTIFMGLDKHENEELIKYGFPEDIWFHVDKMSSAHVYVRLRRGQTIDDISEGLLEDCVQLVKANSIQGNKVNNIDVVYTPWANLKKTASMDVGQVGFHNPKMVRTVRVEKRINDIVNRLNRTKVERKPDLKAEREAVNAAERAERKQHLREKKRREEMDRLEKERQAELRSYSGLMVSEKMTSNKQIAAANKSLQELEDDFM from the exons ATGGTTTTCTATTTCAAAGCTCGGTCCGACGTCGGCGATTACACCATTTTCATGGGGCTCGATAAGCACGAGAACGAGGAGCTCATCAAATACGGCTTCCCCGAGGATATCTG GTTCCACGTGGACAAGATGTCGTCTGCCCATGTTTATGTGAGACTGCGAAGAGGGCAGACCATTGATGATATAAGTGAAGGGTTGCTGGAGGATTGTGTTCAGCTTGTCAAAGCAAATTCTATTCAAG GAAACAAGGTAAACAACATTGATGTCGTGTATACGCCTTGGGCTAATTTGAAGAAAACTGCTTCCATGGATGTTGGCCAAGTTGGTTTTCATAACCCCAAGATG GTCCGAACCGTAAGGGTGGAAAAACGGATCAATGACATTGTCAATAGATTGAACAGGACTAAAGTGGAAAGGAAGCCTGATTTGAAAG CTGAACGCGAAGCTGTGAATGCAGCTGAAAGAGCAGAGAGGAAGCAACACCTGAGAGAAAAG AAACGCCGCGAGGAAATGGACAGGTTAGAAAAAGAGAGGCAAGCTGAGCTAAGGAGCTACAGTGGTTTGATGGTCTCTGAGAAGATGACATCTAACAAACAAATTGCAGCGGCAAACAAATCGCTACAAGAGCTGGAGGACGATTTCATGTGA
- the LOC111788168 gene encoding sulfite exporter TauE/SafE family protein 3-like — MAEYGGVKWRSNRSLLIATVNFLLVLVLVSAERGLKNPRIPTPDGTRRDFSDERRDFKSLLTIGKGFLWQSDASDYQHVWPNMEFGWRIVVGTVIGFIGGAFGSVGGIGGGGFFLPMLNLIIGFDAKSSTAISKCMIVGAAVSTVYFNLHLRHPTLDAPIIDYDLVLLVQPMLMLGISIGVIFNVIFPNWMVTILLIILFLFISTKAFFKGVETWKKETLLKKDAIKLVSGSAGSESGEEYKALPGGSQQQQTEQTEPEVSFLKNVYWKELGLLFFVWIAFLVLQIFKEKSASCSWEYWTLNFLQVPVSVGIYLYEAINLYKGRRIITSLGERRIDFRAGQLAMYACLGMSAGIVGGLLGVGGGSIMGPLFLELGVHPQVASASATFAMMFSSSMSVVEYYLLNQFPVPYAVYLAAVAMVAAYCGQYVVSKIIAFLGRASIVIFVLAISIFISALTLGGVGISRSLERLQRNEYMGFVDLCRVRD, encoded by the exons ATGGCGGAGTACGGCGGAGTCAAATGGAGGAGCAACCGGTCGCTGTTAATCGCGACGGTGAACTTTCTGTTAGTTCTGGTCTTAGTTTCTGCAGAACGAGGCCTGAAGAATCCGAGGATTCCGACGCCGGACGGAACACGGCGAGATTTCTCCGATGAGCGGCGAGATTTCAAAAGTCTTCTTACAATCGGGAAGGGTTTTCTCTGGCAATCGGACGCCTCTGATTATCAACACGTCTGGCCT AACATGGAGTTTGGGTGGCGCATTGTGGTGGGCACGGTGATAGGATTCATTGGAGGGGCATTCGGGAGCGTCGGCGGTATCGGCGGAGGCGGGTTTTTCCTTCCAATGCTTAACCTCATAATTGGGTTCGATGCCAAATCCTCCACCGCCATATCCAAAT GTATGATAGTGGGTGCCGCAGTCTCCACTGTGTACTTTAACCTTCACCTAAGGCACCCCACGCTTGATGCGCCCATAATTGACTACGATTTGGTGCTCCTGGTCCAGCCCATGCTCATGCTTGGCATCAGTATTGGAGTCATTTTCAATGTCATTTTTCCTAATTGGATGGTCACAATTCTCCTCATCATCCTTTTCTTAT TCATATCTACTAAGGCGTTCTTTAAGGGAGTTGAAACTTGGAAGAAGGAAACGCTCCTAAAAAAG GACGCCATCAAGCTCGTGAGCGGGTCCGCAG gGTCCGAAAGTGGAGAGGAGTACAAGGCTCTTCCTGGTGGGTCTCAGCAGCAACAGACAGAGCAAACAGAGCCAGAA GTCTCGTTTCTCAAGAATGTGTATTGGAAGGAATTGggtcttcttttctttgtttggatTGCATTTCTTGTCCTCCAGATTTTCAAG GAGAAATCAGCGTCGTGCTCGTGGGAATATTGGACGTTAAACTTCCTACAAGTGCCCGTGTCTGTGGGCATATATTTGTACGAGGCAATTAACCTGTACAAAGGGCGAAGGATAATCACATCCTTGGGAGAACGTCGAATTGATTTTCGAGCTGGACAACTTGCCATGTACGCTTGCCTTGGCATGTCAGCTGGCATCGTCGGCGGTTTGCTCGGCGTCGGTGGAGGATCGATCATGGGGCCATTGTTCTTGGAGCTCGGAGTGCATCCACAG GTGGCAAGTGCATCGGCAACCTTCGCTATGATGTTTTCGTCATCAATGTCAGTGGTGGAGTACTACCTCCTGAACCAATTTCCAGTGCCATACG cGGTTTATTTGGCTGCAGTGGCGATGGTTGCAGCCTACTGTGGGCAGTACGTTGTGAGTAAAATTATTGCTTTCCTTGGAAGAGCTTCGATCGTTATCTTCGTTCTTGCGATCTCGATCTTCATAAGTGCTCTCACGCTCG GTGGAGTGGGTATATCAAGGTCCTTGGAACGGCTTCAACGAAATGAATATATGGGTTTCGTGGATTTGTGTCGAGTTAGGGATTag